From Toxorhynchites rutilus septentrionalis strain SRP chromosome 2, ASM2978413v1, whole genome shotgun sequence, a single genomic window includes:
- the LOC129764571 gene encoding membrane-bound alkaline phosphatase-like translates to MRSPTLFILLPAVISIAIAVPLNEVSDSDEDNYHPRFPEDDCVPTNSRNAQLEQTINYWRNNAKATLEKLVDRKENRNVAKNVILFMGDGMSISTVAMARVYAGGEEKQLSFDHFPYIGMSKTYCVDYQVPDSACTSTAYLTGVKGNYDTIGVNAQVPALNCTAQLDKSTHTHSIAVWAMDAGKDAGLVTTTRVTHASPAGVYAHTAYRDWESDYWIKRDGCDPKVLDDIALQLVHGETGSRLKVMLGGGRREFLGDHPDPEYGDRGLREDNRNLIEEWLSLGGGRENRTFVWNKQDLLALDPLKTDKLLGMFEPAHCAYNLDRVHKNMEREPTLAEMVDKATDVLSKSEKGFFLFVEGGRIDHGHHDNWAKLAIDETLEFSKAVDLARKKFNEEDTLIVVTSDHSHSVSYSGYARRSNDIFGTAGTGDDKLPYMTISYANGPGFEDHIDREKKRRKDVREMDTSPDNLRFPTTLPLKSETHGGEDVAVYASGPWAHLFTGTYEQNAIPHIMAYAACIGDGLRACEV, encoded by the exons ATGAGGTCCCCAACGCTTTTTATATTGTTACCGGCAGTGATTTCAATCGCAATCGCTGTGCCATTGAACGAAG TGTCTGATTCGGATGAAGATAATTACCATCCGAGGTTCCCGGAGGACGATTGCGTGCCGACAAATTCTCGCAATGCGCAGCTCGAACAAACCATCAACTATTGGCGGAATAACGCGAAGGCAACTCTCGAGAAACTGGTTGATCGCAAAGAAAATCGAAACGTTGCCAAAAATGTGATACTATTCATGGGCGATGGGATGTCCATTTCGACGGTTGCGATGGCGCGCGTCTACGCTGGTGGTGAGGAGAAGCAGCTTTCCTTCGATCACTTCCCGTACATCGGGATGTCGAAGACCTACTGCGTGGACTATCAGGTTCCCGACTCGGCTTGTACCTCAACGGCGTATTTGACCGGTGTGAAGGGTAACTACGATACCATTGGAGTGAACGCACAGGTACCGGCTCTGAATTGTACGGCACAGTTGGACAAGAGCACCCATACCCATTCGATCGCAGTGTGGGCAATGGATGCTGGCAAGGACGCCGGGCTGGTTACGACAACTCGTGTTACGCATGCTTCCCCTGCTGGAGTGTACGCTCATACGGCGTATCGGGATTGGGAGAGTGATTACTGGATTAAGAGGGATGGATGCGATCCGAAAGTGTTGGATGACATTGCGCTGCAACTGGTACATGGTGAAACTGGAAGTCGTTTGAAGGTCATGCTGGGGGGAGGGCGCCGGGAATTTTTAGGTGACCATCCAGACCCCGAATACGGGGACCGAGGGCTCAGAGAGGATAACAGAAATTTAATAGAAGAGTGGTTGAGCTTAGGTGGTGGCAGAGAAAATCGAACCTTCGTCTGGAACAAGCAAGATTTACTGGCGCTGGATCCGTTGAAAACGGATAAATTACTGGGTATGTTCGAGCCAGCCCATTGCGCATATAACTTGGATCGCGTGCATAAAAATATGGAAAGGGAACCAACTTTGGCCGAAATGGTTGACAAGGCGACCGATGTGTTGAGCAAAAGCGAGAAAGGCTTTTTCCTGTTTGTCGAGGGTGGTCGGATAGATCACGGTCATCACGACAACTGGGCTAAGCTGGCGATTGACGAAACGTTGGAATTTTCGAAGGCAGTCGATCTTGCTCGCAAGAAATTTAACGAAGAAGATACTCTGATCGTGGTCACGTCCGATCATTCGCATAGCGTCAGCTATTCGGGTTACGCG CGTCGTTCCAACGATATCTTCGGAACAGCTGGAACCGGTGACGATAAACTTCCGTACATGACGATCAGCTACGCAAACGGACCCGGATTCGAGGATCATATTGACAGGGAGAAGAAGCGCCGGAAAGATGTTCGCGAGATGGATACCTCTCCGGACAACTTGCGGTTTCCAACGACCCTCCCGCTCAAGTCGGAGACCCATGGCGGAGAGGACGTAGCGGTGTACGCATCTGGACCTTGGGCGCACCTCTTCACGGGAACATACGAGCAGAATGCCATTCCTCACATAATGGCCTACGCGGCATGCATCGGCGATGGGCTGAGGGCCTGTGAGGTGTAA